Genomic segment of Andrena cerasifolii isolate SP2316 chromosome 7, iyAndCera1_principal, whole genome shotgun sequence:
GTGCAGCAGGTATACCAAAATTCGATCCGCCCCATTCTACCCTGAACCGTTACGTTCATTCATAGAAACGAATGATGGCGATAAGATTGCACGGTGCTGCAAGTACTTTCAATCGCTCCGTTAAGCACGCTACAAAGGTGTTAATTAATTAAGTACGCGGGGGGAGGCTGGTTATCGTTTGAGGTGCGTGTGTAACAAACGCGTCAATTATGATCGACTATTAAGTAGCTGGTTAATCGTTATCGCGAGGTGAAGTATTTGAGGAAATATATGTGTTGCTTGGCAGTTGGAAGTGGTGCGATAAATTGTAATcgaatgatttagaatttccttCTTTCACTGATCCCTAATTGGGCCGCTATGCAGAAAACTACCAACCCTCGATGATCTGAAAGTGAGCTTCAGTTTTcggattttaattgttaaagaaaagtagcttcgttgctattgggtatattttatttcttgttattgttttacaatcttcgttaatgggttatttaatagcgagtagtataaatttaaattttctgtagcttttgttttttaagcctgAAATGGAACAAtgtgacttacaagggaacttcCCGAACCTGgatattcaaaatattctgaaacttcgtgaatacgtagggaatttccccctgattacaaagcaatttttgtttgctgcccaagttcactctaagggggtgtaattgacccttgaaaatccggttatttcccgattttctgttataactcgtgaactgtaaaataattttttaccaaatgatagatctcattaagagaagtaacttttgtcttgaaactttttctctatctcttacagttcgcgagttgtaacacaaaatcggaaaatagctgaattttcgggGGCTGATTTTACCCCTccccgagtgaatttgggcagcaaacagaaattgcgttgtaatcaggaggaaatcccctacatattcacaaagtttcagaattttttgaatttttgggttcgggatctttccttgtcagtaattttaataattgtataacgtAAAAGTCCTTCCATGGGTTGGTaatcttttgcaaaataaagatcacaaaatcgTGTGATCCATACTGCGTTTAACCAATTTTTTTGTCATGCGAGGATTGATAGATTTCTGCATTATTAATTTCGATGGATCTTTGTTTAAGTTTGAGTGGTTCAATGGCCGCCCAAAGGTCGACGCGATTATTAAAAATTGACCTAGGTCTTGTGACAAAGACGACAGTGTTTCAGAGAAACGTGATTCACCCTCAGCACGTATTACCGCCGCCATCGTCTGAAAGTATATAGACATTCATAACACGCCATTTTTGAACGATTGCAACGCTCCAGAAGAACGACGAAttgggaatgtaaataatgtacaGAGTGTATATTAATTAATGGCAGCTCTGCGAGAAGCGCGATTTAATGCAACGAACTGCGATGTATCGTTACGCCAATTCCGAAGATCGTTTTACATCAACGCGATTCTTCGTCCGTAATTTTTTAGATACATTTCGCGATGGCACATCTGTGGCAGTATGAACTCGAAACGGCTAGATTAATAAAATACGCGGCGATAGAATTATCACGCGGGAGTCACGTGTTTCAAATCGTAATTGTATTCATGATATTTTAACGGCACTGCGAGGTTACTTTAATATCATCAAGCTGTGGCACTTTTCCTGGTCAATCTCCAGCCGAGTCAATGATATACAACTGTAGCATTCGACCACATAATTGTTACGCAATGGCTTGCGCCGTCAAACTGACGTCAAGCTTTTCTTTCGTATCATGGTTCAGAAGTCACACGTGCATTGTTTCTTTTCTATTAAGAGGTTATCGGATGGGTTGGGGATATTGACGAGACTGTGGTGTAAGAGTGATTACACGTATCTATGTAATTACTCTCCGAGTGATCGCTTATAGTATGCCAAGGTATGTGTACAGAAAAAGAACGAAGAATGCGACTTCTCGTAAGACCTTCTCTAAACGCAAacgctgattcagacacgtgcATTAATTTAGCAGAgtggcgagtaatttagtaatttaccagtGCTTTACTaagctactcgactaaattttagtgtcgaTACACAGCAAATTCTTAAAATACTCACTGCTCGGCTAAATTAATgcacgtgtctgaatcagcctctAGACAAAAGAGCGTACCCTGAATTCTGATGCGTGTACAGACCCCAAGTGTTATATTAACAAAATGATTCTACAATCTGAATGATCCATAGGTCGCGCAAACATTATTTGACATTGCCTGCGTCAATGGCGGAATGTAAACTATCATAGTTtcagaaaaattgtacaaactGACATTGCGGAAGCCGGCAACTAACCAACTAGTCCATTTCACAAGAATGAAAAACTCTGCGAGCGTACGGAAGGATATATCCGAGTAGAATAAAATTACTTAATATATTCATGACGCCTAAGCTGATATAACAATGCAGAGTTGATATATTTACTTTATGTATATTTCAAATGATAATTGCAATATATACGACTGAAGTGTAACTGGATAAAACGGAATGTTATTCTATGCACTAGGAACCGTAAGTTCTATAAGAAGTTTAAGCACAGATTCAGTAATAATAACGAATTTTGAATACCCCAAAGCAAGTGTATTATTTCAAGGTCAGATTCGTCTTCGTTAGGTACTCTAGACTCTAGACTTTATTTAAATCTTCGTATGTCCATGAACACGTTGACGAATTAGCATTAGACCGTTAAACGCGATAAAAACCTGGGCAAAGTCGATAAGGAGCCGAGAGACGATACAGAAATCGTGAATTCGGGGAATGTAACAAAGGCCGACGGATTCCTTGGATCGTTTTTCACAGTTACGATTATTGGGACAGGTTAAGCAGCCGAAATTACGCAATCTTAAGGGCAAAACTGTACAATCTGATTTCTTCGTTACCTTCTCGGAATCGTTAAGACCAAGCAGGGATTCAAGTAAACGAGAGTCAACGAGCTGCGTGGAAGTTCGAACGAAAAGGACGTTATCACGTTCAAAGCCAGTAGGAAACTGATGTTTTAAGGACAAGAAAGGTCATTACTTCCTAATCACCTATCTTCTACCTTTCGGCTGATTCTCAACGCAACAGCCACCACTTTATACAGCCGCGAAAACGCGATCGATAGTCGGCGGTCATAATCATTTCGAATTAAAAATAACGCGCGGATGCCGGCCATATCTGTATCATTTCTATTTCgtagttttattaattaatttatttcagaCTTCTGCTGTGATTACTAATTGAGCTTTACAATTTAAGTGACGCTTTAAGGTCGATTTATACAGCCAACGAACGCTCGACGAGTTTCCAACGAGCGAACATCAAAGATGCCGAAGCACAGCCGTCTCTAGTACTGTGGCCAGATGGAAAAAAGAcggctgaaatgtcacaggggcaaggggggtTCTTCggtcgcattggctcccgccgcccgtgtcccgtttgcttactttttattcgtcgactttgtcgcgccggccaataggaatatactattcggaacctagagtttctcgaccgacttctttccatcggggcacactACTAGACGTGCCGAAGGCAAAATGGCACACCGCGAGAGGTGGTGAGGAAATTTTCCACAATTATAATACTGTCCTCTAAcacgattttataattaattgcatAATTGTTCCTTTCAATAGGTAATTATGCTAACCCCTTTTCCATGAGTTCACTTAACCTGTTTGGCCTCGTACCAATAATTTTGTCTATTTCAGGTCTCTATTAACTTATACATagctttatcaattttttaaatccttCAATTTGGTTCAAAGATGGCTTTATCTTGTTtcatacttattttttcttgaaatctctgtaaatatttgaaatataatgCATCGCAACCCCAAACTATCCCGAGAGTCCATAGAATATATACTACGTTTATAAATATTAGTATACTACTGTATTACTTCTACTTATTATAGTCTATGATATTTATGTATTGCTTatacataataaaatatacggtatattagtataattttatatcacaaaataaCGTTAATTATAATGCTGAGTACAGAACTCTACTATTGAAAATCGGACTTCCGATCCTCACATGAGCGgtgttataaaaaaatggcataacttttttttagttatGAGTCGGCTGTGGCCGAAGCCGATCGTCTGCTGTACATATAAATCAACCTTTAAAGTAGACGCCATCTTTATTCTTGGTCTATTTATATTGGTTTATGTTTACAATGATGACTGTGGAATTTAATTTCTCGTattgtttgtttaaattatcaaatatgCGCTATGGACGATCAAATAACGTCAAGTAGTGATGACGTCGATCTCCTCTCACAATCGTACAACTACGGAGTTGAAAGGTAAATGTTGATGTATATAGGTTAATGTTAAGATATCATGACAAATTCGTGCGTTggttattaattaaattgactGTGTGTCCCCATCTCTTTCAGAATAGTAGGATTCAAACATAATGCAGAATATAAAGTTTCTACGGAGGTTTTAAAGGAGAGACAACGGTTCTGGGACAACCTGTGTAATAGCTACTCAAAACCGGTACGAGCAATTCCATTTCTCTAAACACGGATGCACTTGCTTTAAAGTATTCTTTGTTTCAATAATGATCGTTATATGTTTCAGTTTCTGAGCGATATTGAATATAACATCACCACGTTACGACGTTGTAAATCATTAAATTTCATCCAGTACTGGATAAATACTGGTAATCTACCGTACAAAGCAATGATGGAGGATGCCACGAATCCTGAAGGTGATATGTCATTCAGGGAAGGGCAGTCTTCGTATTCATCGCTTCTCGACAATGTAAAAGAGAAGCCGAATGGCAACCATGAAAGATTGATTTCGGACGAAAACTCCTTGAGTTCCTCCATCGATACTGCCGCGTACATTCTGTCGAATACGAATACGACTAATAAAATCGAGACGATGGCTATTGTGGAAGGAGCTAAACATGGCGTTTCGCCAAATCAGAAAAATCATGGAAATGTTGGAACTGTACAGTTTGAGACCACTGTGTTAGATAATAACGGCAATGCCTGTCAGGCATCCTTACCGACAACCTCTTCAAATCCAACAGAGAGCTTAACGCAGCAAGCAACTAATAACTTACACAAAAGTATAATAAAAACGTCAACAGATCCAGTTAACAGAGATAATGCATGGAATTGTACCTCGGAACATAGCGGAgaactgtttaacgcagagtaTTGCACACCTGCATTTAATGCTAGCAGATACAGCAATCCTGATATCAGACGAATGTATTGTGGGAAATTGTTGCTAGATGAGAGCTCCACGTTGGAAGACAATACTACTAAATCAAGTAGTCGCAAAAAATTGTACACCGGCAGAGACTCACCAGTTGACCTTGCGAATATGACGAGTAGTAAGAAGATTATGTCGACCAATTCGACGAAGAACTTACACCCCGCACTGCATCCCACATGTAAGACATCAAAGAAATACTTGCTTTACAGGAAAAGACAGATAAGCCGCTTCTCCATCTTCAATAAGAGCATGCTGAATAGTAGCATACTGAGTATTTCAAACTACAggaaacgcaaaagaagaaaaattgctCAAAGTCATGTGAGCGAAAATTCGTCTATAATGGATGCCTCGAAGAAGCGCCGTAACAAGGTCGACGATAAAACGGTAAATAATCCGTCGACGACGCAGAGATTCACAGAATCGGCGTTGTCGGAAGAATTATTAACTACGAAAAGTAAACTCGACAATTCAGTAGCTCAAGTTGAGAAGCTCGTTAACCAGTTGTCTGAGAAATCTAATCACGCATCGAGAACATATTTGAATCCAAGCATTTATTTGATTCCGGTAACAGAGCGCGATATCCAGAAATATAGAAGTTCGAAGAAAACGACGGCGAGTCTAAGAGGCTTGTGTCCAGTAGTTCGTTTAATCCAACTATCAGAGTCTGATATTGAGGAATACAGAAAGGCAAATAGGGAGGCGACAAGACCCGGTAGTTTAAGTCCAATAGTTCATTTAAAGCAACCATCGGAATTCAATAATCCGGAGCGCAGAAAATCACAGGACGCGTTTTGGAATGCCAGGTTCAGACATCCAGTGGTTCGTTTAAAAAAGCTGTCCGAGCTAgatataaaaaagtataaagctGAACTCGTTCGCTCGGAACATAGCGGCACCGCTTATGTTCCTCAGAATTCATCGAAATGCTCAAATATTTCAAAGCCTCGTAGCAAAGCTGCACATTTGATTGGCGACGAATCAATGCTTTTAATGGACGAATGCCAAAACTCTGCATCGCAGGATCGTTCTTCCCGGCATACTATATCGATTGCAGGTCGTCAACCCTCGTCTCCGGTCATAGGAGCTTCTGAAAATTGTAGTTTAGTAAGAAAAGATACGTCGGATAAGTACGCAGGATCAAATAAGAACGACATGTATGAAACCTTAGAAACGGCGCAAAAGGGATTCTGTATAAATTCGAAAGTAGATTCGTCCAGCAATAGTTCTTGCACGGTGGAAAAGCGATTACTACAGAAGAATCTCAAAACTAACGTGAGCTGTTTAAAAGCGAGTAACAGTGTGCTTCCAGAGGAAGGTCCGAGGCAGAATCACGAGGCGATATCGTGCTCTGATGAatcagaaatatttaataaagatTGCCGTAGTAACGGCGCGTATGCGAGCAGAAGCGCGCAGACAAACCGTAAATCGTATAACTTGCTACTATCCGATGAAGACGATGAGTTTGTGAACCTTATATACAACTCCGAGCAAAAGAGGAACGCTAAAATCAGATCACCTTATAATTCGCCTCGAAAGAACTCTGACGATCCTGTGGAGATACGGAACGAAGGAAAATGTACAACGAAATCTGTGAAAGCCAAGTTGCCTCCTGAATCGATTGGACAAAACGGCAAGTTCGCGAAACAGACGGGCTATATCTATAGAAAAAGAAGATCTAAAAATCTTTTGTATTTAAGCGAAGAAGAGAATATAAATCACGCGAATCCTGTGAGCATAACGAGATCTAATTTAACGACGAGGATAGCTTCCGGTTACAAGTCAAACGATTCTCAAATTGTATTAAGAGACAGAAGGAAGCTGTTAAccagaataaatattaaaggaGACAAGAGCCGTTTACGTACGTTacgtttccagacaaaagtctTTGATTCAGACTCCGAGTCGTCGTATTTCTCATGATTCCTTGCTTTGTAATGATTGATGGTTTAATGAAAAGTACTATTACTATTGCCACAACGTTAGAAGGAGCGATCAAGAAAAACATTTATAACGGCTTAAGTCTAAAATAGTGACCGTGCTGGACATTTGTATCGCACatgatatttacaaagtttaatTAATATCTGAGAGATGAAAATCGGTATGTTGGTTTAAGTTTAACGAAATTTTaggaaaaatgttgaaatttaaagcaaaaacagcaatGACTGTTTCAATACCGATTTATAACGTGTAAATAGATTATGAGCCTTATACTTTCTGTAAAAACTTAACCGAATTTCGCTTACAATTAGTCAATTCGGAATAAGCATGTATACTATGGATTAGTCGAAAGTTTAGGCTGCATTGAACTAatttagaaatatatattgtaaatTGTACTTTTTTTAAACTGTAGATTAAGATTTTCGAAAGCAGTAACGTACAGTCAATGTAATCCATGCTAACGATTTAATAGTATTTATTTAGTGCCCGAAATTTTTTACTGAATTTCGGTCTTTACTCAACGATTCATATACTTCTCAAGATTCCTTTATTCAACGACTCATAGAGAATTATTCCTCAAGATTACTTTACTTTTATGTTATTTCCATTTGTAGATTATctttgtttaataataaaatgtctTTTGTTCTACGCTAAGAAAttttgtgttacatcacttccgcgaatacaattattattttacctTCTCTTCACTTTCGAAACACGAAAGATCGATGTGTCGTACCGTTTAGAGCAACAAAATCGACTATTAAGTTTACCGATCATGTTTATATACGCATTTTATGgtaactgatattgtaaaacgttAATCGAAGCAGTTAGcggaattatatttttaaggaggtagactactgtgacggccCGCAAAAGTAGCTAATTTTCCGATGCAAATTTTAGAGAAACTAATCAgccgattaaattgcgatttagcacttgattttggcacattgtaaagcattaaaaaccattataaaaattaagaaaatatatatttatttagtgCCCGAAATcactaaataaatataaaatatatatatatttagatgGCTCCGAAAACTGATGGTCTTTCTTAAACGGTGTACCtcctaactcaaatttggattataTAAAACAGAACAACCAAATTTGTCTATTATGTATAATGTTATTCCTAAGCATTAACGGgcccgttttttaaattttgaaacttcGCTGAATAACAGCGTGCTGAAAAAAAGCACGCAGACATTCGAGTAGGTATGAGTTCagctctgtatctccaaaactaagctgtatttatatttcaaacctttTGCGTGTTATTCTAGAGAtttcaaactaatatttaagcgaaaagaatattactatttttcgaacgttttacagtagtctaaccccttaagagagagagagagagagagagagagagagagagagagagaaagcgagagaACAAGGGGTACAATAAAATTGTAACTTCGAGTTTCCAGTGGGGTTATAATTGATCCGATTATACGCCGTAATAATTCAGTTGTAccattgttttaaaaataaagaatagcGTACTAAACATAGTATACCTACTAAATCTTTACTGGAAGACACTTGACCTCCAGCTCTTCACACGCCTATTCCACTGGCACAGTATCCAAAACCTGGTTAATAATGATTGCGGTGCTTGTGTCGGTCATGGTGGGCGAGCTACGGGACCAACTACCCTCAACTTAGTTGGAGAAATTCTACCTCTGCCGTGTAAACGACTCACCCCAGCTTTATTAACAAGTGACTACTCACACTTTGAACTTTCCTATCCCATTTTCGCATTCTCCATAGTATCTGTAACTATCGAACGGCCACGCCGAGCACGTGCCGCCTCGATAGAGTTAAATGAAATGATTGAGACACGTAGCCTTCGAGGGTGAACGTGTCCCATGTTACGCGATCGAAGCCAGCGTTTTTAATGTGCACGATAGGGTCGACGTCCAGGTGGCAACCACCAAAGAACGATGGCCATATTCCTGTTTGCGATAACACTTTCTGTAGCCATCGTACGAACGTCCCTTCGCTTTCCGGCACGTGTTCTATGAATAAGTATCGGCCGCCCTGAAACAAACCGCGGAAcgaaaaaagattttattcCATTAAGATGACGGTTTGAGTATTATAATGAGATATTTGCTGCATTCTTAATTTTATCAGACATATCAATCGTTTTACCGGCGACAGTACTCTGCGAATCTCTTTAAGGGTGGATTCTATCGATGTCACCGAGCACAATGATCTCGTGGTGACAACCACGTCCACGTATCCAGCGGGCACGTCGTCCATGTGGCCACCGTCGCCGATGATCAGATGCTCGATGATAATGTGAGAGAATTGCCAAGAGCGATTCCCTTTTATCAAGTATTCGGCTAGCCTGAGATTTCGATCGACGCCGATTAGGTGAGTGCTGTCGGGGTAAAATTGTATATTCTCGCCTGTAACGttcaaaatatgtatataatccACGGGGGGCGTTTTAGTCGAATCGAGAAGAAGCTTCTGCGATATGTTAGCTTGTTCGAATCTCAATAGAATGGACTATGTTTCCTTTTCTAAGATACCGCGAGCGGGGGTGACTTTGTAACTTCTGGGGTTAATTTTTACTTCCTTAGTTCCCTGTGTTATTCACACGGTAAAACATACCTAGTGCCACAAAGTCACCCCCTCGATGCAGGGTGATTTCGCGacaacttcaaattttattttgtaactgtaaaagaatttttattctcAGATGGTTTTTCACTGTTTATGTTttagattaataaatatataaataacgaACTAAAAGAAGTAATCGGTGTATTTTTTCGGGATTAAAATCTATAGTTTTCGCGTGATATTTGGAAAACATGAAAAAGTGTCGCAAAGTTTCCTGCACTTGCGGTAGGAATTTTTGATTTTCCCAAAGTCACCCCCGCTTGAGTAGTTACTCGGTATTCGAATGAACAGATAGATCCAGAAACAATCATTTAGGTATACGAAGACCATGAATCTCGTCTACTATATTTTATCAGGTCGTTCCACAACTAACGTCGCTTCTTATCTCGCTTATGAGATGAGAAACACAGAATCTTTCTGCGTCCTTATTTTCTCCAACGTTACAATAAGAAGCAACATTATTCATGGCATATTCGCGCGATGCACACCCGTTTTAACGCCGATCTCGAGCAGACGGATGCAGCCCATCGATCTTAGCACGCAGTCATTGGAAACAACGTTCTGCAGCAGCTCGAACAAGTATTTCTTGTAAGGCAACGCTAGTTCCGCGCATTCCACTTCGAATCCCGTCAAATACCCCCTGTACACACTCTTCTGCAGGTCCGACCACTTGCGGTATATCCAGAACGCCGTCAGGATGAGAACAATGGACAGCAGGCCGTAATTAGTGATCAGGTCGCGTATCCACAAGTCGCTATTGCTCATCTTTCTGTGCTCCAAAAGCTGTGTACCCGAAGTGACTGATCGCCTGTTCCCAGATCACACTTCTGACAGAACTTCCCATTAAGCCTGTCCCCGCAAACCACGTAGAAACTAGAGTCTTAAGTCCCGCTTTTTAATTACCAAATTAGGTATTCATACTCTTCACGCGAACAATCCCCGGACCGCAGTTTCGATGTTCAGCTCGGACACGACCGCCGCTCGCCAAAGCGGCGCAAATAACGCGAGCTTAATCACTCGCGATAAGATAATAAGCGCTTCAGCTATATTTTCTGAATACATAATGCCCCTCTGGAAATGAATGCTCTTTAAAACAACATTATCACAAGTGTACCGCAATTTACGGAGATTCAAGCATCTAACCACTTGACGCGAGGGGGTAGGAGGGGCTACGTGACCATCTCCGAAGCTCAACGGACTCTGAAACTCGACATCGATCGAATTTCGAATCCCTAATTGCTCGAAtataagaaacatttaaattacAAGAAACTCAGTAACGGCGGATGTAAAAGACAAATGAGGAGCAAATTACATAAGGGTAATTTAGGCGATTTCGTACCTacccccgtccctcccccggtataagaattcgtaagattttattttCCAACCCCCTCTCCTATTACGTAATATttcttacattgcattttttcagttattaaaattctgttaaaggttcatataattcatttaagggGCTATGGTCAGTCATGGGAAAccacaaaaaatttaattaatatagtAAATTATCTAAGTAGTCCTTCAATGAAGAATTTCTGTTTCTGTtgcttattctttttttaattaacgaaaattaaGTGGGATTGTGGCCGAAAATCGACTTTTCGCGTTTGAACATTTGCCATTTTGTCGtaaatcaatatttaaaaaaccttcgttcaaggactggataatttaatatattaactaaattttttggaattttcgattATAGATAATCCACTTCTAAGTAATCATGGTCACCGCAAACCATTCGAACAGGACATCTAGGAGATTCTAAATAACtacgttattaataaatatattttcacgTAAAAATTCAGAGATACAGCTAAATGTActatctttcaaataaaaaaaagttttttgaataaagttttatagtttctgagaaaaaaatcccaaaaatcacacctttttcggcctcctgactgaccgtaaccccttaactctttttacctttttttgacGACACGTCCAA
This window contains:
- the LOC143371826 gene encoding uncharacterized protein LOC143371826 isoform X1, with translation MDDQITSSSDDVDLLSQSYNYGVERIVGFKHNAEYKVSTEVLKERQRFWDNLCNSYSKPFLSDIEYNITTLRRCKSLNFIQYWINTGNLPYKAMMEDATNPEGDMSFREGQSSYSSLLDNVKEKPNGNHERLISDENSLSSSIDTAAYILSNTNTTNKIETMAIVEGAKHGVSPNQKNHGNVGTVQFETTVLDNNGNACQASLPTTSSNPTESLTQQATNNLHKSIIKTSTDPVNRDNAWNCTSEHSGELFNAEYCTPAFNASRYSNPDIRRMYCGKLLLDESSTLEDNTTKSSSRKKLYTGRDSPVDLANMTSSKKIMSTNSTKNLHPALHPTCKTSKKYLLYRKRQISRFSIFNKSMLNSSILSISNYRKRKRRKIAQSHVSENSSIMDASKKRRNKVDDKTVNNPSTTQRFTESALSEELLTTKSKLDNSVAQVEKLVNQLSEKSNHASRTYLNPSIYLIPVTERDIQKYRSSKKTTASLRGLCPVVRLIQLSESDIEEYRKANREATRPGSLSPIVHLKQPSEFNNPERRKSQDAFWNARFRHPVVRLKKLSELDIKKYKAELVRSEHSGTAYVPQNSSKCSNISKPRSKAAHLIGDESMLLMDECQNSASQDRSSRHTISIAGRQPSSPVIGASENCSLVRKDTSDKYAGSNKNDMYETLETAQKGFCINSKVDSSSNSSCTVEKRLLQKNLKTNVSCLKASNSVLPEEGPRQNHEAISCSDESEIFNKDCRSNGAYASRSAQTNRKSYNLLLSDEDDEFVNLIYNSEQKRNAKIRSPYNSPRKNSDDPVEIRNEGKCTTKSVKAKLPPESIGQNGKFAKQTGYIYRKRRSKNLLYLSEEENINHANPVSITRSNLTTRIASGYKSNDSQIVLRDRRKLLTRINIKGDKSRLRTLRFQTKVFDSDSESSYFS
- the LOC143371826 gene encoding uncharacterized protein LOC143371826 isoform X2, whose amino-acid sequence is MLIIVGFKHNAEYKVSTEVLKERQRFWDNLCNSYSKPFLSDIEYNITTLRRCKSLNFIQYWINTGNLPYKAMMEDATNPEGDMSFREGQSSYSSLLDNVKEKPNGNHERLISDENSLSSSIDTAAYILSNTNTTNKIETMAIVEGAKHGVSPNQKNHGNVGTVQFETTVLDNNGNACQASLPTTSSNPTESLTQQATNNLHKSIIKTSTDPVNRDNAWNCTSEHSGELFNAEYCTPAFNASRYSNPDIRRMYCGKLLLDESSTLEDNTTKSSSRKKLYTGRDSPVDLANMTSSKKIMSTNSTKNLHPALHPTCKTSKKYLLYRKRQISRFSIFNKSMLNSSILSISNYRKRKRRKIAQSHVSENSSIMDASKKRRNKVDDKTVNNPSTTQRFTESALSEELLTTKSKLDNSVAQVEKLVNQLSEKSNHASRTYLNPSIYLIPVTERDIQKYRSSKKTTASLRGLCPVVRLIQLSESDIEEYRKANREATRPGSLSPIVHLKQPSEFNNPERRKSQDAFWNARFRHPVVRLKKLSELDIKKYKAELVRSEHSGTAYVPQNSSKCSNISKPRSKAAHLIGDESMLLMDECQNSASQDRSSRHTISIAGRQPSSPVIGASENCSLVRKDTSDKYAGSNKNDMYETLETAQKGFCINSKVDSSSNSSCTVEKRLLQKNLKTNVSCLKASNSVLPEEGPRQNHEAISCSDESEIFNKDCRSNGAYASRSAQTNRKSYNLLLSDEDDEFVNLIYNSEQKRNAKIRSPYNSPRKNSDDPVEIRNEGKCTTKSVKAKLPPESIGQNGKFAKQTGYIYRKRRSKNLLYLSEEENINHANPVSITRSNLTTRIASGYKSNDSQIVLRDRRKLLTRINIKGDKSRLRTLRFQTKVFDSDSESSYFS
- the LOC143371836 gene encoding thiol S-methyltransferase TMT1A-like, translating into MSNSDLWIRDLITNYGLLSIVLILTAFWIYRKWSDLQKSVYRGYLTGFEVECAELALPYKKYLFELLQNVVSNDCVLRSMGCIRLLEIGVKTGENIQFYPDSTHLIGVDRNLRLAEYLIKGNRSWQFSHIIIEHLIIGDGGHMDDVPAGYVDVVVTTRSLCSVTSIESTLKEIRRVLSPGGRYLFIEHVPESEGTFVRWLQKVLSQTGIWPSFFGGCHLDVDPIVHIKNAGFDRVTWDTFTLEGYVSQSFHLTLSRRHVLGVAVR